Proteins found in one Bombus terrestris chromosome 1, iyBomTerr1.2, whole genome shotgun sequence genomic segment:
- the LOC100648424 gene encoding ER degradation-enhancing alpha-mannosidase-like protein 3, with protein sequence MQRKMACDLLIWGLLMFGCSIQALLVASEDDPLEYMSKEEREALKEEARDMFCHAYNAYMDNAYPADELMPLSCKGRYRGSEPNRGDIDSTLGNFSLTLVDTLDTLVVLGDLEEFEHAVKLVVRDVSFDTDVIVSLFETNIRMLGGLLSGHILAEYLQQRADIMPWYRGELLNLAKDLGYRFLPAFNTTTGIPYGRINLKYGMKGVPLEVSRETCTACAGSMILEMAALSRLTGEPIFEEKAQKAMDVLWKMRHRGTDLMGSVLNVHSGDWVRRDSGVGAGIDSYYEYCLKAYILLGDEKYLGRFNKHYQAVMKYVSQGPMLLDVHMHRPNTNSKNFMDALLAFWPGLQVLKGDIKPAVETHEMLYQVMQRHNFIPEAFTTDFQVHWGHHPLRPEFLESTYFLYRATGDHYYLGVGRKVLKSLQTYARVPCGYAAVSDVRTNKHDDTMDSFVLSETFKYLFLLFAEPGELLLDLDEFIFTTEGHLLPLTLASIRTNISSQDFERDIVHVDEMDRTCPNSLHLFPASVRQPLRNMVEDVYPRHVLKRRLSAAQFQANNWEHLRLLSDMGITALTLADGRVQLLHTFSNAKTPQDSEEGLLFMQEMVEISKMQSQQTEAKPQAVTFVKPNTNPPQIITLLAGPAQFGLELQGLNKVTGKVVFTFPSAACTDLHNADKLAGKIAIMGRGNCMFIEKARRIQQAGAVAGIVLDNVDGSSAATSPIFAMSGDGKEVDDVTIPVVFLFSMEASELLKAIAVANGDLTVTLGNYISKEDAQLKAPTDLSMFERLKGSLKSFLTRQMTPQTSPSSGTNLDLVPELKHEGEEKDIIFFYDLRAEIIKDSLGGEVRISSSYISVPLTKESEDSTLIEKQWRQLKEVFVNHIYLDVKQKAGLQIRSFILESYYNWIVKSRGGDGTILKVSLRDKVAWFLEELAVVVPNPSIMKMDQLMDFIKQKLLKQYLLTKMDIMVLNMKKVTTILQTMQSGSPNTEQLFKIFELNIAQAGIFKFLRQLLPGIFDMEDEIIREHLALLDRVNKAVHKKYREILADGAQESLEKSMIDKNSYYDTIIDNWQKDLKNFEKLDVLKKPKEQDSVITEFMMDNNESSKSEMKPNDISKISKRNEDVKVGKFEDFEHFILTEIEKAVKNSEQDSIRKLQEHIDVSRDIADNTSKEAVNSNKLVLNVSSQNQSKADTLKNRIKYQIEFIKNKIEDFTKNIDSLVDFIKITNSLENVQSNNIDFKETVTNNNSADKQAHKESLLTDNDFQVTDAQTSSQNIKTIGKDNSEVLQKIEKEVVDPHLNNYKSIPSKLPKECKNQISKEEGNTKSIDIQQELETSNSNYNSVDENKLQHSQKYTNEVKSKKVDVQKHKSKHIDDEL encoded by the exons ATGCAAAGGAAGATGGCTTGTGATTTACTTATTTGGGGATTACTAATGTTTGGATGCAGCATACAAGCATTGTTAGTTGCATCTGAAGATGACCCATTGGAATATATGAGTAAAGAAGAACGAGAAGCATTAAA GGAAGAAGCAAGAGATATGTTTTGTCATGCATATAATGCTTATATG GATAATGCGTATCCTGCTGATGAATTAATGCCATTAAGTTGTAAAGGAAGATACAGAGGATCAGAACCAAATAGAGGTGATATAGATTCTACATTGGGAAA TTTTTCGCTTACATTGGTTGATACCTTGGATACTTTGGTG GTATTAGGAGATTTAGAGGAATTTGAACATGCAGTTAAACTTGTTGTCAGAGATGTTAGCTTTGACACTGATGTTATTGTTTCTCTATTTGAAACTAATATTAGAATGCTGGG tGGTCTTCTGAGTGGTCACATACTAGCAGAATATTTACAACAAAGAGCTGATATAATGCCATGGTATAGAGGTGAACTTCTAAATTTGGCCAAAGATTTAGGATATAGATTTTTACCTGCATTTAATACAACTACAGGGATACCATATGGCAGA ATAAATTTGAAGTATGGTATGAAAGGTGTACCTTTGGAAGTATCACGAGAAACATGTACTGCTTGTGCAGGTAGTATGATTTTAGAAATGGCAGCATTGTCAAGGTTAACAGGAGAACCAATTTTTGAA GAAAAAGCACAAAAAGCGATGGATGTTTTATGGAAAATGCGTCATCGTGGTACTGATTTAATGGGGTCTGTGTTAAATGTACATTCCGGTGATTGGGTAAGAAGAGATTCTGGTGTAGGAGCAGGTATAGATTCCTACTATGAGTATTGCCTTAAAGCATACATTTTATTGG GTGATGAAAAATATCTTGGACGGTTCAATAAACATTATCAAGCAGTAATGAAGTATGTAAGCCAAGGACCAATGTTATTGGATGTACATATGCACAGGCCAAATACGAACTCGAAAAATTTTATGGATGCTTTATTGGCCTTTTGGCCTGGTTTGCAG GTGCTAAAAGGTGATATCAAACCAGCTGTAGAAACGCATGAAATGTTATATCAAGTTATGCAGAGACATAATTTTATACCAGAAGCATTTACTACTGACTTTCAG gTACACTGGGGGCATCATCCGTTAAGGCCAGAATTTTTAGAATCAACGTACTTCCTGTATCGTGCTACTGGCGATCATTATTATTTAGGAGTTGGCCGTAAGGTACTCAAAAGTCTGCAAACTTATGCCAGAGTACCATGTGGTTATGCAGCTGTATCAGATGTTAGAACTAATAAGCATGATGATACAATGGATAGCTTTGTATTATCAGAAACTTTTAAATACTTATTTCTGTTATTCGCGGAGCCAGGCGAACTACTTTTAGATTTGgatgaatttatttttacaaccgAGGGACATCTATTGCCATTAACACTTGCTTCTATAAGAACTAATATTTCTTCG cAAGATTTTGAGCGAGATATCGTACATGTGGATGAAATGGACCGTACTTGCCCTAATAGTTTGCACCTATTTCCTGCATCAGTAAGACAGCCTTTGAGAAACATGGTTGAAGACGTGTATCCAAGGCATGtattaaaaagaagattaaGCGCTGCACAATTTCAG GCAAATAATTGGGAACATTTAAGGTTGTTGAGTGATATGGGAATAACGGCTTTAACTTTGGCAGATGGACGTGTTCAACTGTTGCATACATTTTCTAAT gcAAAAACACCGCAGGATTCTGAAGAAGGTTTATTATTTATGCAAGAAATGGTTGAAATAAGTAAAATGCAATCCCAACAAACTGAAGCTAAACCACAAGCTGTCACGTTTGTAAAACCAAACACGAATCCACCTCAAATAATTACTCTGTTGGCTGGACCAGCGCAATTTGGATTAGAATTACAGGGTTTAAATAAAGTAACCGGGAAAGTTGTTTTTACATTTCCATCTGCTGCATGCACCGATCTTCATAATGCAGATAAACTTGCAGGCAAGATAGCAATAATGGGTCGGGGTAACTGTATGTTTATAGAAAAG GCAAGACGAATTCAACAAGCAGGTGCTGTTGCTGGAATAGTGTTGGATAATGTAGATGGTTCTAGTGCTGCAACTTCGCCTATATTTGCAATGTCAGGAGATGGAAAAGAAGTGGACGACGTAACTATTCCCGTTGTATTTTTGTTTAGCATGGAGGCTTCTGAGCTATTAAAAGCAATTGCCGTGGCAAACGGTGATCTTACAGTTACTCTTG GCAATTACATTTCAAAAGAAGATGCACAACTGAAAGCACCCACCGATTTATCAATGTTCGAACGGTTAAAGGGATCGTTAAAATCTTTTCTTACACGACAAATGACACCACAG aCATCTCCAAGCAGTGGGACAAATTTGGATCTAGTTCCTGAGCTTAAACacgaaggagaagaaaaggaCATAATCTTTTTTTACGATCTACGTGCTGAAATAATCAAAGATTCGCTTGGCGGAGAAGTAAGAATCAGTTCGTCGTACATATCTGTTCCACTTACGAAAGAATCGGAGGATAGTACGTTAATAGAGAAACAATGGCGACAATTGAAAGAAGTTTTTGTTAATCATATATATTTGGATGTAAAACAGAAAGCAGGCTTACAAATCAGAAGTTTTATATTAGAAAGTTATTACAATTGGATAGTAAAGTCACGAGGTGGGGATGGTACTATATTAAAAGTATCTTTGCGAGATAAAGTTGCGTGGTTCTTAGAAGAATTAGCTGTAGTTGTACCAAATCCGTCCATTATGAAAATGGACCAATTAATGGATTTTATCaaacaaaaattgttgaaacaatatttattaacaaaaatggATATTATGgttttaaatatgaaaaaggTTACAACAATATTGCAGACAATGCAATCTGGGAGTCCAAATACTGAACAATTATTCAAGATTTTCGAACTTAATATCGCGCAAGCTGGTATTTTTAAGTTTCTGAGACAGTTGTTACCAGGTATTTTTGACATGGAAGATGAAATTATTAGAGAGCATCTTGCCTTGTTAGATCGTGTTAATAAAGCCGTGCATAAAAAATATCGTGAAATATTAGCTGATGGAGCGCAAGAAAGTTTAGAAAAGTCGATGATagataaaaattcttattatgATACGATAATTGATAATTGGCAGAAAGAtctgaaaaattttgaaaaattggatGTATTAAAAAAACCTAAGGAGCAAGATTCTGTGATCACAGAATTTATGATGGATAACAATGAAAGTAGTAAGTCAGAAATGAAACCTAatgatatttctaaaatatctaAAAGAAATGAAGATGTCAAAGTAGGAAAATTTGAAGACTTTGAACATTTTATATTAACAGAAATAGAAAAAGCTGTGAAAAATTCAGAACAAGATAGTATTCGAAAATTGCAAGAACATATTGATGTTTCAAGAGACATAGCAGATAATACAAGTAAAGAAGCAGTTAATTCAAATAAACTAGTTTTGAATGTTTCCTCTCAAAATCAAAGTAAAGCtgatacattaaaaaatagaataaaatatcaaattgaatttataaaaaataaaattgaagactTTACAAAAAATATAGATTCTTTGgtagattttattaaaattacaaattctttAGAAAATGTACAATCAAATAATATCGACTTTAAAGAAAcagttactaataataatagtgCTGACAAACAAGCACACAAAGAATCTTTACTTACTGACAATGATTTCCAAGTAACAGATGCACAAACAAGTTCTCAGAACATTAAAACAATAGGAAAAGATAATAGTGAAGTATTACAAAAGATTGAAAAAGAAGTGGTTGATccacatttaaataattataaaagtataCCTTCTAAACTGCCTAAAGAATGTAAAAATCAAATATCCAAAGAAGAAGGGAATACAAAGTCCATTGATATTCAACAAGAACTAGAAACTTccaattcaaattataattctgtagatgaaaataaattgcaacatagtcaaaaatatacaaacgaagttaaaagtaaaaaagTCGATGTACAAAAACACAAAAGTAAACATATCGACGATGAATTATAA